Proteins encoded together in one Deltaproteobacteria bacterium window:
- the hrcA gene encoding heat-inducible transcription repressor HrcA, with product MWDFGELSERARKILGAVVREFIDTAEPVSSRTLVARHFRELSSATIRNEMAELEAAGFLKQPHKSAGRVPTEKSFRFYVDSLLKPRGPFEYDTRRIKKALLHNRPADETVRETLKVLTGLTSCAGFVLVPRASRFVIRHIKCLKLNSEQMMVVIVSQSGLLQSRVIVMDDALRRLDFEKVSNYLSSIAEGLDYRELRKRLLDEMRSERSLYNDLLGNALRLSDAVFDDGGASDPDAIIFEGKTNVFEQPEFRRDVERMRELYDAFEEKSLLVKIIDKSMDEAGIHIFMGSESEVKEFEGLGFVTAPYTRDGDIIGTLGVVGPMRMDYSKIVPLVDFTACTLGKVF from the coding sequence CATCGACACGGCCGAACCCGTCAGCTCCAGAACGCTCGTGGCCCGTCACTTCAGGGAGCTCAGCTCGGCGACCATCCGTAACGAGATGGCCGAGCTCGAGGCGGCCGGCTTTCTCAAGCAGCCCCACAAGTCGGCCGGAAGGGTGCCCACGGAAAAGAGCTTCCGGTTCTACGTGGACAGCCTCCTGAAGCCGCGGGGACCCTTCGAGTACGACACCAGGCGCATTAAAAAGGCGCTCCTCCACAACAGACCGGCCGACGAGACGGTGCGCGAGACGCTCAAGGTCCTCACCGGGCTCACGTCGTGCGCCGGATTCGTCCTCGTCCCCAGGGCAAGCCGCTTTGTCATAAGGCATATAAAGTGCCTCAAGCTCAACAGCGAGCAGATGATGGTCGTCATCGTCTCCCAGTCGGGCCTGCTCCAGAGCCGCGTGATAGTGATGGACGACGCCCTCAGGCGCCTCGACTTCGAAAAGGTCTCCAACTACCTGAGTTCCATAGCCGAGGGGCTCGACTACAGGGAGCTCCGCAAAAGGCTCCTCGACGAGATGAGGAGCGAGAGGAGCCTGTACAACGACCTGCTCGGCAACGCGCTCAGACTGAGCGACGCGGTCTTCGACGACGGTGGGGCGAGCGACCCCGACGCCATCATCTTCGAGGGCAAGACCAACGTCTTCGAGCAGCCCGAGTTCAGGCGCGACGTGGAGCGCATGCGCGAGCTCTACGACGCCTTCGAGGAGAAGAGCCTGCTGGTGAAGATAATCGACAAGAGCATGGACGAGGCGGGCATCCACATCTTCATGGGATCGGAGAGCGAGGTCAAGGAGTTCGAGGGCCTGGGCTTCGTCACCGCGCCCTACACGCGGGACGGCGACATCATAGGTACCCTCGGCGTGGTGGGTCCCATGAGGATGGACTACTCCAAGATAGTGCCGCTCGTCGATTTCACGGCCTGCACCCTCGGCAAGGTCTTCTGA
- the grpE gene encoding nucleotide exchange factor GrpE codes for MTPKERGEAVEEKVELSSKPDEAAGGRDGEEGSAVEDEARRLKEELDAMGRELDEMKNLYLRSCAELENYRKRVEKEKASHLLYANERLVKELLPVIDNLDRALAHSESEIDPAKGLESLRNGLRLTVKELEKVLDRFGLKAVKAVGERFDPTIHEAISHEESADNEAGTVIKEFQKGYMLNDRLVRPAIVAVAKEPRGDDEDS; via the coding sequence ATGACGCCGAAAGAGAGAGGAGAAGCGGTGGAAGAGAAGGTCGAGCTCAGCTCGAAGCCGGACGAGGCCGCCGGCGGGCGCGACGGCGAAGAGGGGAGCGCGGTCGAAGACGAGGCGCGCCGTCTCAAGGAAGAGCTCGACGCCATGGGACGGGAGCTCGACGAGATGAAGAATCTCTACCTGCGAAGCTGCGCCGAGCTCGAAAACTACAGGAAGCGGGTCGAAAAGGAGAAGGCCTCGCACCTGCTCTACGCCAACGAGCGTCTCGTAAAGGAGCTTCTGCCCGTCATCGACAACCTCGACAGGGCCCTCGCCCACTCGGAGAGCGAGATCGACCCGGCCAAAGGGCTCGAAAGCCTGAGGAACGGACTGCGCCTCACCGTCAAGGAACTCGAAAAGGTGCTCGACAGGTTCGGCCTCAAGGCCGTGAAGGCCGTGGGCGAGCGTTTCGACCCGACGATCCACGAGGCCATAAGTCACGAAGAGAGCGCCGACAACGAGGCCGGCACCGTCATAAAGGAGTTCCAGAAGGGCTACATGCTCAACGACAGACTCGTCCGCCCGGCCATCGTCGCCGTCGCCAAGGAGCCGCGCGGCGACGACGAAGACAGTTGA
- the dnaJ gene encoding molecular chaperone DnaJ codes for MSEKDYYKILGVDRDATQEDIKRAFRRLVHEHHPDKHKGDPEAEERFKAINEAYETLKDPEKRARYDRFGFAGTGAGHREPGFGVDFQDFFGDVFADFFGAGRRRSAPRRGADLRYDLDITFEEAAFGAEKTIKVPRTVACATCGGSGARPGTAPARCATCEGKGQVRYQQGFFSISRPCSACGGTGSVITDPCRECRGSGKKRETHSLKVKIPGGVDTGSRLRLAGEGEYGERGGPPGDLYIVLNVLPHPIFKRQDDDILCEVPISFTQAALGAEIEVPTLEGPVRLKIPPGTQSGKTFRLASKGIASLHTGRRGDEHVVIRVETPTSLTERQRELLEEFAAISGEETTPLKKNFFSKVKEMFG; via the coding sequence ATGTCTGAGAAGGACTATTACAAGATACTCGGCGTGGACCGTGACGCGACGCAGGAGGATATAAAGCGCGCCTTCCGCAGGCTCGTTCACGAGCATCATCCCGACAAGCACAAGGGAGATCCCGAGGCCGAAGAGCGTTTCAAGGCCATAAACGAGGCATACGAGACGCTCAAGGATCCCGAAAAGCGCGCCCGCTATGATCGTTTCGGCTTCGCAGGCACCGGCGCGGGGCACCGGGAGCCGGGCTTCGGCGTCGATTTTCAGGACTTCTTCGGCGACGTCTTCGCCGACTTCTTCGGCGCCGGAAGGCGCAGAAGCGCTCCGCGCAGGGGCGCCGACCTCCGCTACGACCTCGACATCACCTTCGAGGAGGCGGCCTTCGGCGCGGAAAAGACCATCAAGGTGCCGAGGACCGTGGCCTGCGCCACCTGCGGCGGCTCGGGCGCAAGGCCGGGCACCGCTCCGGCCCGCTGCGCAACCTGCGAGGGCAAGGGGCAGGTGCGCTACCAGCAGGGGTTTTTCAGCATATCGAGACCGTGTTCCGCCTGCGGCGGCACGGGGAGCGTCATAACCGACCCATGCAGGGAGTGTCGCGGCTCGGGCAAGAAGAGGGAGACCCACTCGCTCAAGGTCAAGATTCCCGGCGGTGTGGACACTGGCTCGCGGCTGCGTCTCGCCGGCGAGGGCGAGTACGGCGAGAGGGGAGGTCCTCCGGGCGACCTCTACATCGTGCTCAACGTACTGCCCCATCCCATATTCAAGCGCCAGGACGACGACATACTCTGCGAGGTCCCCATAAGCTTCACCCAGGCCGCCCTCGGAGCCGAGATAGAGGTGCCCACCCTGGAGGGACCGGTGAGGCTCAAGATACCGCCGGGCACCCAGTCGGGCAAGACATTCAGGCTCGCCTCCAAGGGCATCGCCTCCCTCCATACGGGCCGCCGGGGCGACGAGCACGTGGTCATAAGGGTGGAGACGCCCACGTCGCTCACCGAGCGCCAGCGCGAGCTTCTCGAGGAGTTCGCCGCCATAAGCGGCGAGGAGACCACGCCGCTGAAGAAGAACTTCTTCTCCAAGGTCAAGGAGATGTTCGGATGA
- a CDS encoding tetratricopeptide repeat protein, which yields MRAAPSRRREGAEAGRGAGRASLSLGGGALLAALAAMLLFTPARGAAEQYWSQSSARSLLASIIEELETKGPLDEVVSELEGFIASHPFSYVTDEAVIRAADIFREREEFDKASYYYERLLEYFPLSDFKLDALYGLAYCRYRDGRIKEARDLLDSVVASDEATLTRRVRAHILLRELDSLERYAALGKSAPPPRAIGALLPLKGDYAVFGEEALRGVLLAAGVFDGDGADVEIVVEELDGDPAGAVKAVRRLASDERVVALVGPLLSRTASVVGKAAQKAKIPVIELSQRKDVQKTGEYVFRNFMTPRQQAAAVARYAVRTLGLRRFAVLYPKNHYGRELAGYFKREVLSLGATVVGQMGYADRQTDFAEELKELFGVTVEERMEGRRHITEFTYAKEIDALYIPDYYDTVSIIAPYLAYYNIKDVQLLGSNGWNSPRLVELAGEYVEGAVFVDGFFAGTDRAQTLDFINGFTDTYGREPGIIGAHAYDAARMLLAAIEGGASSREEVRRRLLEGGGLDGATGDIVMGGDGEARKPLFLLTVKGRRIVEAPRPPAEPSGAEGRGAGGGGP from the coding sequence ATGAGGGCCGCTCCGTCCCGCCGGCGGGAGGGAGCGGAGGCGGGCCGGGGCGCCGGCCGGGCGTCGCTCTCCCTGGGAGGAGGAGCCCTGCTCGCCGCCCTCGCCGCCATGCTCCTCTTTACGCCGGCCCGGGGGGCAGCCGAGCAGTACTGGTCCCAGTCGTCGGCGCGCAGCCTCCTGGCCTCCATCATCGAGGAACTCGAGACGAAGGGACCGCTCGACGAGGTGGTCTCCGAGCTCGAAGGCTTCATAGCAAGCCATCCCTTCTCCTACGTGACCGACGAGGCCGTCATCAGGGCGGCCGACATCTTCAGGGAGAGAGAGGAGTTCGACAAGGCCTCCTACTACTACGAGAGGCTCCTCGAGTACTTCCCGCTCAGCGACTTCAAGCTCGACGCCCTGTACGGGCTCGCCTACTGCCGCTACCGCGACGGCCGCATAAAGGAGGCGCGGGACCTGCTCGACTCGGTCGTCGCAAGCGACGAGGCCACGCTCACCCGGCGCGTGCGCGCCCATATCCTCCTGCGCGAGCTCGACTCGCTCGAGCGCTACGCGGCGCTCGGCAAGTCCGCCCCCCCGCCGAGGGCCATAGGGGCGCTCCTTCCGCTCAAGGGCGATTACGCCGTCTTCGGCGAGGAGGCCCTGAGGGGCGTGCTCCTTGCGGCCGGTGTCTTCGATGGCGACGGCGCCGACGTGGAGATCGTCGTCGAAGAACTCGACGGAGACCCGGCCGGCGCCGTCAAGGCCGTAAGGCGCCTGGCCTCGGACGAGCGGGTGGTGGCGCTGGTGGGGCCCCTTCTGAGCAGGACCGCATCGGTCGTGGGAAAGGCCGCCCAGAAGGCGAAGATACCGGTCATCGAGCTCTCCCAGCGAAAGGACGTACAGAAGACGGGAGAGTACGTCTTCCGCAACTTCATGACGCCCAGACAGCAGGCCGCCGCCGTGGCGCGCTACGCCGTCAGGACCCTCGGGCTCAGGCGCTTCGCCGTCCTCTATCCCAAGAACCACTACGGCAGGGAGCTTGCCGGCTACTTCAAGCGCGAGGTCCTCTCCCTGGGCGCTACGGTCGTGGGGCAGATGGGTTACGCCGACAGGCAGACCGACTTCGCCGAGGAGCTCAAGGAGCTCTTCGGTGTGACCGTGGAGGAGAGGATGGAGGGGCGCCGTCACATAACGGAGTTCACCTACGCAAAGGAGATAGACGCCCTCTACATACCGGACTACTACGACACGGTCTCCATCATCGCGCCTTATCTGGCCTACTACAACATAAAGGACGTGCAGCTTCTCGGCTCCAACGGATGGAACTCGCCTCGGCTCGTGGAGCTCGCCGGAGAGTACGTGGAAGGGGCCGTCTTCGTCGACGGCTTCTTCGCGGGCACCGACAGGGCGCAGACGCTGGACTTCATCAACGGCTTCACCGACACCTACGGCCGCGAGCCAGGCATCATCGGGGCCCACGCCTACGATGCCGCCAGGATGCTTCTTGCGGCCATAGAGGGCGGGGCATCGAGCCGCGAAGAGGTGCGCCGCCGGCTGCTCGAGGGCGGCGGCCTCGACGGGGCCACGGGCGATATCGTCATGGGCGGCGACGGCGAGGCCCGAAAGCCGCTCTTCCTGCTTACCGTCAAGGGAAGGCGCATCGTGGAGGCGCCGCGGCCCCCGGCGGAGCCGTCCGGCGCCGAGGGCCGCGGTGCCGGCGGGGGCGGTCCCTGA
- the moaC gene encoding cyclic pyranopterin monophosphate synthase MoaC: MGLTHIDERGKAKMVDVTAKDVTERRAVASCSVTMRPETLELVLANEMKKGDVLGVARIAGIMAAKRTDRIIPLCHPLNITSVDVDFRPDRDTSSIAVSATVKVASRTGVEMEALTAVSAAALTIYDMCKAVDKEMVISDIRLEEKSGGRSGEFRRRG; this comes from the coding sequence ATGGGGCTTACGCACATAGACGAGCGGGGTAAGGCGAAGATGGTGGATGTGACGGCCAAGGACGTCACCGAGCGCAGGGCCGTGGCGTCCTGTTCCGTGACGATGAGGCCCGAGACGCTGGAGCTCGTGCTCGCAAACGAGATGAAAAAGGGCGATGTGCTCGGTGTGGCCCGCATAGCGGGCATCATGGCCGCCAAGCGCACGGACCGGATCATCCCGCTGTGCCATCCGCTCAACATCACGTCCGTGGACGTCGACTTCCGGCCCGACCGCGACACCTCTTCCATAGCCGTCAGCGCCACGGTCAAGGTGGCCTCGCGCACCGGCGTCGAGATGGAGGCCCTTACGGCCGTCTCGGCGGCGGCCCTCACCATCTACGACATGTGCAAGGCCGTCGACAAGGAGATGGTCATCTCCGACATAAGGCTCGAAGAGAAGAGCGGGGGGCGAAGCGGCGAGTTCAGGAGGCGCGGTTGA
- the dksA gene encoding RNA polymerase-binding protein DksA → MDKNRLEKFRELLNGQLDSLLSEAGKAVSGMSASKDDNFPDPTDRASHETDRNFLLRVKDRERKLIAKIREALKRIDDGTYGVCELCGEEISEKRLEARPVTTYCIECKKEAEEEERQQKGVM, encoded by the coding sequence ATGGACAAAAACAGACTGGAAAAATTCAGGGAACTGCTCAACGGCCAGCTCGACTCCCTGCTGAGCGAAGCGGGCAAGGCCGTGAGCGGCATGAGCGCGTCCAAGGACGACAACTTCCCCGACCCCACCGACAGGGCCTCCCACGAGACGGACAGGAACTTCCTTCTGCGGGTCAAGGATCGCGAGCGCAAGCTCATCGCCAAGATACGGGAGGCGCTCAAGAGGATAGACGACGGCACTTACGGCGTCTGCGAGCTCTGCGGCGAGGAGATATCGGAGAAGCGGCTCGAGGCGAGACCGGTCACCACCTACTGTATAGAGTGCAAGAAAGAGGCGGAAGAGGAGGAGCGCCAGCAGAAGGGTGTTATGTAG
- the galT gene encoding galactose-1-phosphate uridylyltransferase: protein MPELRKDPIIGRWVIISTERGKRPSEFLVPKPSTKQGFCPFCPGNEDKTPPEIIAYRSGGGAPNTPGWHIRVVSNKYPALKIEGKLEREGDGIYDKMSGVGAHEVIIDAPGHKDTLSTVDAKQFEEVLWAYRDRIIDLKKDPRIRYILIFKNHGEAAGASLEHSHSQLIALPIIPKRVAEELDGSLEYFNYKERCLFCDIIRQETMQGERVVAESQDFLAVAPYAPKAPFEVWILPKSHQSNFEDAQKTHYEDLARLFSEVLRKIDKVLNFPPYNFILHSAPLKDGELQHYHWHFEIMPKLMKMAGFEWGSGFYINPTPPEEAARFLRDAKV, encoded by the coding sequence ATGCCCGAGCTGAGAAAAGACCCCATTATCGGCCGCTGGGTCATCATCTCCACGGAACGCGGAAAGCGTCCTTCCGAGTTCCTCGTCCCCAAGCCTTCGACGAAACAGGGGTTCTGCCCCTTCTGTCCCGGCAACGAAGACAAGACCCCGCCGGAGATCATCGCTTACCGCAGCGGGGGCGGCGCGCCCAATACCCCTGGCTGGCACATCCGGGTTGTCTCCAACAAGTACCCGGCCCTCAAGATAGAGGGCAAGCTCGAGCGCGAGGGCGACGGCATCTACGACAAGATGAGCGGCGTGGGCGCCCACGAGGTGATAATCGACGCGCCGGGACACAAGGACACCCTCTCCACGGTGGACGCCAAGCAGTTCGAGGAAGTCCTCTGGGCATACAGGGACAGGATCATCGATCTCAAGAAGGACCCGCGCATCCGTTACATCCTCATCTTCAAGAACCACGGCGAGGCGGCCGGGGCCTCGCTCGAACACTCCCACTCCCAGCTCATCGCGCTCCCCATCATACCCAAGCGGGTGGCCGAGGAACTCGACGGCTCGCTCGAGTACTTCAACTACAAGGAGAGGTGCCTTTTCTGCGACATCATCCGCCAGGAGACGATGCAGGGCGAGAGGGTCGTCGCCGAGAGCCAGGACTTCCTCGCCGTGGCCCCCTATGCGCCCAAGGCCCCCTTCGAGGTCTGGATCCTTCCGAAGTCCCATCAGTCCAACTTCGAGGACGCCCAGAAGACCCATTACGAGGACCTGGCGAGACTCTTTTCAGAGGTGCTCAGGAAGATAGACAAGGTGCTCAATTTCCCCCCCTACAACTTCATCCTCCACAGCGCCCCCCTCAAGGACGGAGAGTTGCAGCACTATCACTGGCACTTCGAGATAATGCCCAAGCTCATGAAGATGGCCGGCTTCGAGTGGGGCTCCGGTTTCTACATCAATCCCACGCCTCCCGAAGAGGCCGCCAGGTTCCTGAGGGACGCCAAGGTCTGA